The Mycoplasmoides genitalium G37 genomic sequence TTAAAAATCCAAAAAGGTGATGTAGCACAAGAAGTTGCTTTATCGCGTTTTCTAAATTGCTTAAATAAAAATGAATGAAATCAAGTAGCTTTTGAATTAAAAAAATATTGTGAAAATGATGTCAGAGCGATGATTTCAATTGTTTTATTTATCCAAGATTTAATCAAAAAAAATGATCTATTTACTTTTTATTCAGAAAATTAGAACCTGCTTTTCTACTATTTCACCTAATTTTTTTTAGGTTTAATAGCTAGTTTCTTACACATCTTTTGATTTTCTATCTTCTCTTTTAAATCACTAAAAAAATGGCTTCCTTTACTACTTTTTAAAAAACTTGTAAAAGAAGCCATTGCGTTGTGCTCTAAAACACTTTTATCATCGTAATTTTTGTTATTTGGGATAGCTTGTGATCAAATAATATCACCATCAAGTTCAATTATACTAAGTACCAAATTATTTGAAGTTAAGCTTACCCTAACTCTTGGTTCAGGTAATTTTTGCTCTTGAAAAAGTGAAAAGAAATCGTATTTTAAAATCTCAGAAAAAGTTCTTTCAAAAATATATTTTTCAACAAATTCAGTTGCTTTTTTCATCCCCATATCTTCATAAATGGCGCCAACCAAAGCTTCAAGTACATCACCAACAGTGTTTTCAGTTAGTTCAGCACCATTGCTTAACTTAACAAAATCACCTAATTTTAGCTCCATACCAATACGATTAAGATTTTCACCCTTAACAATTTCAATCTTAGTTCTTGTTAAAAGACCTTCGTTATATTTAGGATAAAGTTCAAATAGTTTTTTAGCAACAACAAAGTCAATTAAAGCATCACCTAAAAACTCTAAGCGATCGTAACTTTCACTAACATCTTCATGTTCATTGATGTAAGAAGCGTGAATAAAAGCTTTTTCAAAAAATTCTCAATTATTAGGAAAAATATCTAAATTCTTTAAAAAAGTTGCTAGTTTTTTATCAAAAATCTTATTATTTTTTAGTTTCAAAACTTTATTCTTCATAGTTATTCAAAGAAGTTTTAATTGCATTAATAAGATCAGATTTTAAGCTTAGATGTGCTAATCTAATCGTGCTTAAAAATTGTTGTTTATCAGCAGAACCGTGAGTTTTTAAAGCTAATTTATTTAAACCCATTACAACAGCTCCAGCGTTATTTTTGTAATCAAATTTTTTGGCTACACTTTTGATAATACCTAAGCTAAATAAGCCAGCAAGAGGATTTCTTTTATAACCCCTCTTAAGAATCCGTGCTATCGTTTTAAAAGTACCTTCCATTGCTTTTAAAACTAAATTGCCGCTATATCCATCAGCTATCAAAATATCACATATTCCATCCAGTAAAAACCTTGATTCCACAAATCCTAAAAAGTTAAGATTTTTATCAGCTTTTAAAAGCTTAAATGCTTCTTGATGATAATCAAAACCTTTATTTTCTTCTGTTCCTATATTCAATAGTCCAATTTTAGGAGTTTTTTTTGTAGTTGTTTTTTTAACAAAAATATCAGCCATTAAACCTAAAAAATAAAGTTCTTTTCCTGTGAAATATTTATTAGCTCCAACATCCAAAAAATAAAACCAATTATTGTTATCTGTCGGTACATAAGACATAAAAGCACTCTTAGTATTTTTATTAATTTTGCCAAAAGCATCATTTGTTAAAGAAGCATAAACTGCTGAAGAGCCTGCTGAAATTACAACATCAGCATTACCTTCACGAACTAAGTTTATGGCTATTTGCATTGAACTGTTAACTTTTCTTCTTGCACTTAGTGGAGTGTCGGTCATTTCAATGAAAGAATTAGCAAGTTTTTTTGTAATATTTTTTGGAAGTATATCAAGACCATCAAAAGCCTTTTCATCACCGATCAGAATGAAATTTAAGTCCTGATGAAAACTCCAATATTTCAATACTGCTTCAATTGCTTCACTAGGTTTGTTTTCAAAACCTAAACAATCAACTGCAAATCTAAAAGCCATTACTGTATGCCTATTATGTAAGAGAACACTTTTTGTTCTCCAGGTGAAAATTCACAAAACAATTTATATTTTTTTTCAACTAAAGCTTGCATTTTTTTCGCATCTTGTTCAGTGATGTCTTTGCCATAATAAGCCAAAAGGAACTCAGGTTTTTTCACTTTTTTTGAAAGGATATCAATTGTTTTAAAAAAACAGTCTGTAAGTTGAGATTCACTAGCAATAATACTTTTATTTGTAACAGCAATAAAATCATTTTTATTCACCATTACTTTGTTTTCTTTATATGACTTTGAAGCTTGTGTTATCGTAGCGGAAGCAAACTCTTTAATAAAGCGCTTCATTGCTTTCACATTAGTGTGAATAGAAAGATCACTGTTAAATACAGTTAAAGCAGCAATTGACTCCACAGGATTTGCTGTAATAACATAATCTGCATTAATCTTTTGGTGTTTTAACTGTTTAATTGTTTCATTGGCAGATAGAAAATAGTTTTTATCATGTAACAAAAAGATTACATTACTAGAATTGGTTAACTTAACAGCCTCAAGTAAAGAAAAAACAGAAGGAGCCCCAGTATCATCAGTACATAATATGGCGTTAATATCATGATCTTCACGAATTCTTTCAGCAAATGCTTCTGTAGGTACAGTAGCTACTATAGCAGGTTTTAAAACTCTTTTTGTTGGTGAGTTATTCTTGTTATTAACCTGTAAATTCATGTTATCAATTTTGACAAATTCAAATTCACCATAATTAAGACCCATTTCTAATAAAAGATGTGGTTTTAAAGTATGAGCATGAACTTTAACAAAACCATTGTCTTTATCACTAGCAATTACTACAGAATTGGCAATTCTATTTACTTTACTTTCAAACTTTTTTTGATGAAATTTTTGCTTTTCAACTGTCTGATTTATTTTTAAACCTAGTCTTAAAACATATTCTGTACAATAACCAAATTCATCTTCATTAGC encodes the following:
- a CDS encoding DAK2 domain-containing protein, with protein sequence MSSVNLSSFIDMLRLGCNNIAKNYEYINQLNVFPVPDGDTGTNMKVTITEAIKKLENEKSHIKSFSELGKNFTRDLLLFSRGNSGVIFSQIMKGFFSNIIVNKTSNNSELSIEDVANAFIVAQEVAYKNVSKPVEGTMLTVARLISNEFKSQKNRPKTLEKLFEQAVKVAWQAVKKTPQMLPVLKASGVVDSGAYGFACFLEGMLSYYGGESNLDDNTLSTIEIKFNKFKEQHANEDEFGYCTEYVLRLGLKINQTVEKQKFHQKKFESKVNRIANSVVIASDKDNGFVKVHAHTLKPHLLLEMGLNYGEFEFVKIDNMNLQVNNKNNSPTKRVLKPAIVATVPTEAFAERIREDHDINAILCTDDTGAPSVFSLLEAVKLTNSSNVIFLLHDKNYFLSANETIKQLKHQKINADYVITANPVESIAALTVFNSDLSIHTNVKAMKRFIKEFASATITQASKSYKENKVMVNKNDFIAVTNKSIIASESQLTDCFFKTIDILSKKVKKPEFLLAYYGKDITEQDAKKMQALVEKKYKLFCEFSPGEQKVFSYIIGIQ
- the plsX gene encoding phosphate acyltransferase PlsX, with product MAFRFAVDCLGFENKPSEAIEAVLKYWSFHQDLNFILIGDEKAFDGLDILPKNITKKLANSFIEMTDTPLSARRKVNSSMQIAINLVREGNADVVISAGSSAVYASLTNDAFGKINKNTKSAFMSYVPTDNNNWFYFLDVGANKYFTGKELYFLGLMADIFVKKTTTKKTPKIGLLNIGTEENKGFDYHQEAFKLLKADKNLNFLGFVESRFLLDGICDILIADGYSGNLVLKAMEGTFKTIARILKRGYKRNPLAGLFSLGIIKSVAKKFDYKNNAGAVVMGLNKLALKTHGSADKQQFLSTIRLAHLSLKSDLINAIKTSLNNYEE